One Pleurocapsa sp. PCC 7327 DNA segment encodes these proteins:
- a CDS encoding GntR family transcriptional regulator: MTLSTSDALPRYKQIAYHIIDAIQTGHYLPGEKLPSENQLAAKYQVHRLTVRHAMNLLAQQGFIYRHQGKGSFVAEPNLYYAIGAKTSFSHAMLELGYLPCFKILSVKTRSATAELMEVLQIAAQVAILEIKILRTATAAMVGPKVPAFQPLCISCSYLREDQFPQLSQKIYHAQSLYGLLKQHYGVVPQRRWTRIAAEAATPEDVALLDMPPQIPVLITQGLAQTDQGDLIDYTVTRFRSDRFILEIPLHPVKPASPELSETFAYSLL, encoded by the coding sequence ATGACGTTATCCACCAGCGACGCTTTACCGCGATACAAACAAATCGCTTATCACATCATTGATGCCATTCAGACCGGACATTACCTGCCAGGGGAAAAACTGCCCTCTGAAAATCAACTAGCAGCCAAATACCAGGTACATCGGCTGACTGTGCGCCATGCGATGAACCTTTTGGCCCAGCAGGGATTCATCTATCGTCACCAGGGAAAGGGATCTTTTGTGGCCGAGCCAAATCTGTACTACGCCATTGGCGCAAAGACCAGCTTTAGCCACGCCATGCTGGAATTGGGCTATCTGCCCTGCTTCAAGATTCTCTCGGTCAAAACCCGATCGGCTACGGCAGAACTGATGGAAGTGTTGCAGATAGCGGCCCAGGTGGCGATACTCGAAATCAAAATCCTCCGTACCGCCACCGCTGCCATGGTTGGCCCCAAGGTTCCGGCCTTCCAGCCGCTGTGCATCAGTTGTTCCTACTTGCGAGAAGACCAATTTCCCCAGCTTAGCCAGAAGATTTACCACGCCCAGTCTCTCTACGGCTTGCTCAAACAGCACTATGGCGTGGTGCCCCAGCGCCGTTGGACACGCATTGCCGCCGAAGCCGCCACCCCTGAAGATGTAGCCCTGTTGGACATGCCGCCCCAAATTCCGGTCTTGATTACCCAAGGGCTGGCTCAAACCGACCAAGGCGACCTTATCGACTACACCGTTACCCGCTTTCGGAGCGATCGCTTCATCCTAGAAATTCCCCTTCATCCTGTGAAACCTGCATCTCCAGAATTGTCTGAAACATTTGCTTATTCGCTTCTGTAG